A window of the Firmicutes bacterium CAG:345 genome harbors these coding sequences:
- a CDS encoding putative uncharacterized protein (product inferred by homology to UniProt), translating into MKISTETLYRLCNKNQWFTSGDCMQYEKLFEKARQGASLETLATIIWLCSVGYEEKQILEILEKECKNDD; encoded by the coding sequence ATGAAAATTTCAACAGAAACCCTATATCGCCTTTGCAACAAAAATCAATGGTTTACAAGCGGCGATTGCATGCAATATGAAAAATTATTTGAAAAAGCCCGACAAGGAGCGAGCCTTGAAACGCTTGCAACGATTATCTGGCTTTGCTCGGTCGGATACGAAGAAAAACAAATATTAGAAATACTCGAAAAGGAGTGTAAAAACGATGATTAA
- a CDS encoding putative uncharacterized protein (product inferred by homology to UniProt), whose amino-acid sequence MANIKDLKKYVGYEFSSGCYTGDDYKSFQTKYINYLRSICKQNHWQLVNVGKNHYCFSAFIKSVENKCVYVSISDVRYFSDEWYNHILIRTAKNETDYRGGFNNYTTLDDLEGTAADLLEDLPF is encoded by the coding sequence ATGGCAAATATCAAAGACTTGAAAAAATACGTAGGTTACGAGTTTTCTTCAGGCTGTTATACAGGCGATGACTACAAATCGTTTCAAACCAAATATATCAATTACCTTCGTTCTATATGCAAACAAAACCATTGGCAACTTGTAAACGTCGGTAAAAACCACTACTGCTTTTCGGCTTTCATAAAAAGCGTGGAAAATAAATGCGTTTACGTATCCATATCCGATGTTCGCTACTTTTCCGACGAGTGGTATAACCACATACTTATCCGCACGGCAAAAAACGAAACGGATTATCGCGGCGGTTTTAACAACTATACGACGCTTGACGATTTGGAAGGCACGGCTGCCGATTTACTCGAAGATTTACCGTTTTAA